One region of Quercus lobata isolate SW786 chromosome 2, ValleyOak3.0 Primary Assembly, whole genome shotgun sequence genomic DNA includes:
- the LOC115961087 gene encoding LOW QUALITY PROTEIN: glycosyltransferase BC10 (The sequence of the model RefSeq protein was modified relative to this genomic sequence to represent the inferred CDS: substituted 1 base at 1 genomic stop codon) codes for MLCPTPLSLLCALLLYLPLAIVFTTIIINPTTTYINENPQIIIQPRPHNSTKPPSIPPNDDDDEPLFKAASQVNPKPSSFQPKKLAFMFITNTPFPFSPLWELYFNQTTLFNIYIHADPTRRYDPPFSSVFTNXVIPSKPTSRYSPTLISATRRLLAHALLDDPSNSMFILLSPSRIPIHSFNFTYKTLINSDKSFIEILNNEVGAYDRWAARGNNTMLPKVRLEDFRIGSQFWVLTRKHARIVVSDRRLWSKFKLPCVCIYMCFLEENYFSTLLNVRDPLGCVPATLTHVDWRGSVYGHPQTYKASEVGPQLILSLRRQRPRYGHDGMNVSDLSVTK; via the coding sequence atgTTGTGCCCCACTCCACTCTCCCTTCTTTGTGCTCTTCTCCTTTACTTACCCCTTGCCATTGTTTTCACCACCATAATCATAAACCCCACTACCACCTATATCAATGAAAACCCACAAATTATTATTCAACCTAGGCCCCATAATAGCACCAAACCCCCCTCTATACCACCAAATGATGACGACGACGAGCCACTCTTCAAGGCTGCCTCACAAGTGAACCCAAAGCCCTCTTCATTTCAACCAAAAAAGCTAGCTTTCATGTTCATAACCAATACACCTTTCCCATTTTCACCACTTTGGGAACTGTATTTTAACCAAACCACCCTTTTCAATATCTATATCCACGCTGACCCAACACGTCGCTATGACCCACCATTCTCAAGTGTCTTCACTAACTGAGTCATACCCTCCAAACCCACCAGTCGATACTCCCCAACTCTCATCTCGGCGACGCGTCGATTACTCGCTCATGCACTTCTCGACGACCCATCAAACTCCATGTTCATCCTCCTTTCCCCATCACGCATACCCATCCACTCCTTCAACTTCACGTACAAAACCTTAATAAATTCTGACAAAAGCTTCATCGAGATTCTCAACAATGAGGTTGGTGCCTATGACAGGTGGGCGGCACGTGGGAACAACACTATGCTTCCGAAGGTGAGGCTGGAGGATTTTCGGATTGGGTCCCAGTTTTGGGTGTTGACACGTAAGCATGCCAGGATCGTTGTGAGTGACCGTAGGCTTTGGTCTAAGTTCAAGCTGCCGTGCGTGTGTATTTACATGTGTTTCCTTGAGGAAAATTACTTTTCTACCCTTCTTAACGTGAGGGACCCACTAGGGTGTGTGCCAGCGACACTCACACATGTGGACTGGAGGGGCAGCGTCTATGGCCACCCTCAGACCTATAAGGCGAGTGAGGTGGGACCACAGTTGATCTTATCATTAAGAAGACAAAGGCCTAGGTATGGTCACGATGGAATGAACGTTTCTGATTTGTCTGTCACAAAATGA